In Desulforhopalus sp., the genomic stretch ACTTCTAAAGGCCTGGATGGTGGAACCGGTAGACACCCGAGACTTAAAATCTCGTGCTCCTTGTGGGCGTGCGAGTTCGACTCTCGCTCTAGGCACCATTTTTTAAAGGGGATTCAGAGATTTTTCTGAATCCCCTTTTTTATTGCTAAATATGTTTATTGCTTTTGATGATAAAGCAATTATCCCAGCCAATACGACAGTTGATATATCATGGAAAGATATAAAGGCGTGAAATTCAATTACAAACAAGTTGCCAAATCGTTCACGACTGCGCAGGAGCCTCTGCTTCAACTTAATCGATGGGCATATCTCTTTTCGCAGCTAGGTCTCACCCCTGTTCACTCTGAAGGAGCTTATGGCAACCACTCCTACCGGACCGGATCCTCATCATTTATCATAACAAAATCCGGTATGGTACCGACAGAAGATGTTGATGAAGACAGTTTTGCGCATATCATCGCTTTCGAAAATTCCGCAAACTGCTTTCTTTTTGAAGGCCCATCGATTCCTTCTTCAGAAACCTTGCTACACGGCCTCATCTACACGTCCAGTCCCTACATCACAGCCATTCTCCACGGCCATTGCAGCTTGTTTCTGAAATATGCTACG encodes the following:
- a CDS encoding class II aldolase/adducin family protein; the encoded protein is MERYKGVKFNYKQVAKSFTTAQEPLLQLNRWAYLFSQLGLTPVHSEGAYGNHSYRTGSSSFIITKSGMVPTEDVDEDSFAHIIAFENSANCFLFEGPSIPSSETLLHGLIYTSSPYITAILHGHCSLFLKYATALDLPITRTFHPYGTRELAESALDIINTSTRFFILRDHGFVALGESMEEAGNLTLDILTKLLQLIQKR